A window of the Alkalidesulfovibrio alkalitolerans DSM 16529 genome harbors these coding sequences:
- a CDS encoding glycosyltransferase family protein — protein sequence MTARRADGKRPVIAWVGWMFFWHGVIEEGFKPRSVPLEAGETLSYEDIVRRCGEEPDMVLYLDRSLPPPLIGLESFPCPTCFYCVDSHIHSWYPAYAQAFDLCAVSLRDHMPRFLGRLGTEQIFWLPPSMKEPEKTPPAPESAKERDLLFVGNVNPETMPGRVRFLAEVKERLPGLVVMQGDYRALFPTARLVLNIAERGDLNFRVVEALGTGSCLVTPEVGHGLTDLFRPGEHLFTYPPGDADALAALVAKLLPDATRRERVARAGHARVVERHSHVARGRDFGRWLLAQPLADLVARRLAARRSIHGEFLRPLYLHWAEVLSGTPLALRYLAAAKARPA from the coding sequence ATGACCGCGCGCAGGGCAGACGGCAAGCGGCCCGTCATCGCCTGGGTCGGCTGGATGTTCTTCTGGCACGGCGTGATCGAGGAAGGCTTCAAGCCCCGCTCCGTGCCGCTTGAAGCGGGCGAGACCCTCTCTTACGAGGATATCGTCCGGCGCTGCGGCGAGGAGCCCGACATGGTGCTCTACCTGGACCGCAGCCTGCCGCCGCCGCTCATCGGCCTCGAATCCTTCCCCTGCCCCACCTGCTTCTACTGCGTGGACAGCCACATCCACTCCTGGTACCCCGCCTACGCCCAGGCCTTCGACCTGTGCGCCGTGAGCCTGCGCGACCACATGCCGCGCTTTTTGGGGCGGCTTGGCACGGAACAGATATTCTGGCTGCCGCCCTCGATGAAGGAGCCCGAAAAGACGCCGCCCGCGCCCGAGAGCGCCAAAGAGCGCGATCTGCTCTTCGTGGGCAACGTGAACCCCGAGACCATGCCCGGCCGGGTGCGCTTCCTGGCCGAGGTCAAGGAACGGCTGCCCGGGCTGGTGGTCATGCAGGGCGACTATCGGGCACTCTTTCCCACGGCGCGGCTGGTCCTGAACATCGCCGAGCGCGGTGATCTCAACTTCCGCGTCGTGGAGGCACTGGGCACGGGGTCATGCCTCGTGACCCCCGAGGTGGGGCACGGCCTGACCGACCTCTTCAGGCCGGGCGAGCATCTCTTCACCTATCCGCCGGGGGACGCCGACGCCCTTGCGGCGCTCGTGGCGAAGCTCTTGCCCGACGCGACGCGGCGCGAGCGGGTGGCCAGGGCCGGACACGCGCGCGTGGTCGAGCGCCACAGCCACGTGGCGCGCGGCCGCGACTTCGGCCGCTGGCTCTTGGCGCAACCGCTGGCCGATCTGGTGGCCCGGCGTCTGGCCGCGCGGCGGAGTATCCACGGCGAATTCCTGCGGCCCCTGTACCTGCACTGGGCCGAGGTCCTTTCCGGCACGCCGCTGGCCTTGCGCTACCTCGCGGCCGCCAAGGCACGACCCGCCTGA
- a CDS encoding glycosyltransferase family 2 protein: MAAHTTQQAATGLRSELDCLPVEGACAYYLNYLNNFQADLPLAVNFFNRMLGEAKIPTQSRAKKLLDHALLTAARLAPFDPAILNLAAQSGLSPDAARTLSVVTATNAEPAIQEALAKGSMRHQGEEIRRAATALLHKHPMYVLAADLLLSLDFFEGKRPGEVTRLFRCPTQLKPLWTKRLFNHLAGLGDAAAAALLWPEVEPLADDPFTLNRAAEMLRMQGDAEGARELYAKSLALDGLQRPVRLRLAELAAPFTPDRSLPGQKKVCIYLYSYNKAEVLAETLQSLARCDIADARVKLLLNGCTDDSQSVAARLAELLPHNHTEVIELPVNIGAPAARNWLISHEDTWASDYVAFLDDDVDLQPDWLAHFLTVAEADERIANVGCKVVFPGEFRLLQYLYRDVSIATDEVIRVSLPVPFMQYDIGLYDVVRPTRVVMGCQHMMRVSALRECPWFDIRYSPSQIDDTDHDLQFGLKGHRVGYCGTVTCVHKHGSGVSLRSEADFARQGNVAGNDLKFFYKFYTARRELAKLDSLSLNS; this comes from the coding sequence ATGGCCGCACACACCACGCAGCAGGCCGCCACGGGCCTGCGCAGCGAACTCGACTGCCTGCCGGTCGAGGGCGCCTGCGCGTACTATCTCAACTATCTCAACAATTTCCAGGCCGACCTGCCCCTGGCCGTCAATTTTTTCAACCGCATGCTCGGCGAAGCCAAAATCCCGACCCAGAGCCGAGCCAAGAAGCTTCTTGACCATGCCCTGCTCACGGCCGCGCGGCTCGCGCCCTTCGACCCGGCGATCCTGAACCTGGCCGCACAGTCCGGGCTTTCGCCCGATGCGGCCAGAACGCTTTCCGTGGTCACGGCCACCAACGCCGAGCCCGCGATCCAGGAAGCCCTGGCCAAGGGCTCCATGCGCCACCAGGGCGAGGAGATCAGACGAGCCGCCACGGCCCTCTTGCACAAGCATCCCATGTACGTGCTCGCGGCCGACCTGCTGCTGTCCCTCGACTTCTTCGAGGGCAAGCGGCCGGGCGAGGTGACGCGCCTCTTCAGGTGCCCCACGCAGCTCAAGCCTCTGTGGACCAAGCGGCTCTTCAACCATCTGGCGGGCCTTGGCGACGCGGCTGCCGCCGCCCTCCTGTGGCCCGAAGTCGAGCCCCTGGCCGACGACCCATTCACTCTCAACCGCGCAGCCGAGATGCTGCGCATGCAGGGCGACGCCGAGGGCGCGCGCGAACTCTACGCCAAGTCGCTGGCCCTGGACGGATTGCAACGGCCTGTCAGGCTCAGGCTGGCCGAGCTGGCCGCGCCCTTCACGCCCGACCGCTCCCTGCCCGGCCAAAAGAAGGTCTGCATCTATCTCTACAGTTACAACAAGGCCGAGGTACTGGCGGAGACCCTGCAAAGCCTGGCCAGATGCGACATCGCCGACGCCCGCGTGAAGCTGCTCCTGAACGGCTGCACCGACGATAGCCAGAGCGTGGCCGCACGGCTGGCCGAGCTTTTGCCCCACAACCACACCGAGGTCATCGAACTGCCGGTGAACATCGGCGCGCCAGCGGCCCGCAACTGGCTCATCAGCCACGAGGACACCTGGGCCTCGGACTACGTGGCCTTCCTCGACGACGACGTGGATTTGCAGCCCGACTGGCTGGCCCACTTCCTGACCGTGGCCGAGGCCGACGAGCGCATCGCCAACGTCGGCTGCAAGGTGGTCTTTCCCGGCGAGTTCCGGCTGCTGCAGTATCTCTACCGCGACGTGAGCATCGCCACGGACGAGGTCATCCGCGTCAGCCTGCCCGTGCCCTTCATGCAATACGACATCGGGCTGTACGACGTGGTCAGGCCCACGCGCGTGGTCATGGGCTGCCAGCACATGATGCGCGTCAGCGCGCTGCGCGAATGTCCCTGGTTCGACATCCGCTACTCGCCCTCGCAGATCGACGACACGGACCACGACCTGCAATTCGGCCTCAAGGGCCATCGCGTGGGCTACTGCGGCACCGTGACCTGCGTGCACAAGCACGGCTCGGGGGTTTCGCTGCGTAGCGAAGCGGACTTCGCGCGCCAGGGCAACGTGGCGGGCAACGACCTGAAGTTCTTCTACAAATTCTACACGGCGCGGCGCGAGTTGGCCAAGCTCGACAGCCTGAGCCTGAATTCCTGA